One genomic segment of Amycolatopsis sp. Hca4 includes these proteins:
- the hpt gene encoding hypoxanthine phosphoribosyltransferase → MYEGEIASVLVTEQQIKDKITELSEQIAADYPANGQGELLLVGVLKGAVMFMTDFARALPLPTQLEFMAVSSYGSATSSSGVVRILKDLDRDIAGRDVLIVEDIVDSGLTLSWLLKNLASRNPASLEVVSLLRKPEAVKVDVPVKYIGFDIPNEFVVGYGLDYAERYRDLPYIGTLDPKVYTS, encoded by the coding sequence GTGTACGAGGGCGAAATCGCCTCCGTGCTCGTCACCGAGCAGCAGATCAAGGACAAGATCACGGAGCTGTCGGAGCAGATCGCCGCCGACTATCCGGCCAACGGGCAGGGCGAACTCCTGCTGGTGGGCGTCCTGAAGGGCGCGGTCATGTTCATGACCGACTTCGCCCGCGCGCTGCCGCTGCCGACGCAGCTGGAATTCATGGCCGTGTCTTCGTACGGATCGGCGACCTCGTCGTCCGGCGTCGTGCGGATCCTCAAGGACCTCGACCGCGACATCGCGGGCCGGGACGTCCTGATCGTCGAGGACATCGTCGACTCGGGCCTGACGCTGTCGTGGCTGCTGAAGAACCTCGCCAGCCGCAACCCCGCGTCGCTCGAGGTCGTTTCGCTGCTGCGCAAGCCGGAGGCGGTGAAGGTGGACGTGCCGGTGAAGTACATCGGCTTCGACATCCCCAACGAGTTCGTCGTCGGCTACGGCCTCGACTACGCCGAGCGGTACCGGGACCTGCCCTACATCGGCACCCTGGACCCGAAGGTCTACACCTCGTAG
- the tilS gene encoding tRNA lysidine(34) synthetase TilS has product MTGPAVTAVRRAVRGFLEAVESPPSELCVAVSGGADSLALAEAVAYVGHHRGHVVRALVVDHGLQEGSAKVAADAAAAAKALGVDEAEVREVAVAGKGGPEAAARKARYRALAGHGLVLLGHTLDDQAETVLLGLGRGSGPRSVAGMRPHDPPWGRPLLAVGRATTRAACAELGVEPWEDPHNAEPRFTRVRLRTEVLPLLEDVLNGGVAAALARTAAQLREDNEALDTVADLIFTRAGGPEGLEIGVFATEPPAIRRRVIRRWLLQSGVRELTDAHLRAVDGLVARWRGQGGVWLPGNLEASRCRGRLCVTSQPTTRGE; this is encoded by the coding sequence ATGACCGGGCCGGCGGTCACGGCCGTCCGCCGGGCCGTCCGCGGCTTCCTGGAAGCCGTCGAGAGCCCGCCGTCCGAGCTGTGCGTCGCGGTCTCCGGCGGCGCCGACTCCCTCGCGCTGGCCGAGGCGGTCGCGTACGTCGGGCACCACCGCGGCCACGTCGTCCGCGCGCTGGTCGTCGACCACGGGCTGCAGGAGGGCTCGGCGAAGGTCGCCGCGGACGCGGCCGCCGCGGCGAAGGCGTTGGGTGTCGACGAAGCCGAGGTGCGCGAGGTCGCCGTCGCCGGCAAGGGCGGCCCGGAAGCCGCCGCCCGCAAGGCCCGCTACCGGGCGCTGGCCGGGCACGGCCTCGTCCTGCTCGGCCACACCCTCGACGACCAGGCCGAAACGGTCCTGCTCGGGCTGGGCCGCGGCTCCGGCCCGCGCAGCGTCGCCGGCATGCGGCCGCACGACCCGCCGTGGGGACGGCCGCTGCTCGCCGTCGGCCGGGCCACCACCCGGGCCGCGTGCGCCGAGCTCGGCGTCGAGCCGTGGGAAGACCCGCACAACGCCGAACCGCGCTTCACGCGCGTCCGGCTGCGCACCGAAGTCCTGCCGTTGCTGGAGGACGTCCTCAACGGCGGGGTGGCCGCCGCACTCGCCCGCACGGCCGCGCAACTGCGTGAAGACAATGAGGCGCTGGACACAGTGGCGGACCTGATCTTCACCCGCGCGGGCGGTCCGGAAGGGCTGGAAATCGGCGTCTTCGCGACCGAGCCCCCGGCGATCCGCCGCCGGGTTATCCGCAGGTGGCTGCTGCAATCGGGTGTGCGCGAGCTCACCGACGCGCACCTGCGGGCGGTCGACGGCCTCGTCGCCCGGTGGCGTGGTCAGGGCGGCGTCTGGCTGCCGGGCAACTTGGAGGCGAGCCGGTGCCGTGGCAGGCTCTGCGTCACCTCCCAACCCACCACACGAGGGGAATGA
- a CDS encoding zinc-dependent metalloprotease yields MVDWGIAAQTGAMLVRGGPQVPRERAEEAVTDLRELTVEAEGHVRQLTHLGLDLPLLPGEVVDRPGWVRSAAAGLHALTGRALPQQGGPLGPILAGGAGVQTGLVLAFLASRVLGQYDPFGGPDKEGRLLLVAPNVVAAEQAMDVPGHDFRLWVCLHECTHRLQFTAVKWLRDYFADEVERLVSGLAGGTTDSLADLVGRLPEAIKQGPRLNLAELLQSPKDRAVFDRLLALSTLLEGHADYVMDAVGPQVVPSVEQIRARFTARRKGGGVFDRLLRALLGVDAKIRQYEEGAKFTKHVVDAVGMDGFNAVWRSPNTLPSRAEISDPAAWVRRLHG; encoded by the coding sequence ATGGTCGACTGGGGGATCGCCGCGCAGACCGGCGCGATGCTGGTGCGCGGTGGCCCGCAGGTGCCCCGGGAACGGGCCGAGGAGGCCGTCACCGACCTGCGCGAGCTGACCGTCGAGGCCGAGGGGCACGTGCGGCAGCTGACGCACCTGGGGCTCGACCTGCCGTTGCTGCCCGGCGAGGTCGTCGACCGGCCGGGCTGGGTGCGGTCGGCCGCGGCGGGGCTGCACGCGCTGACCGGGCGCGCGCTGCCGCAGCAGGGCGGGCCGCTCGGGCCGATACTGGCCGGCGGGGCCGGCGTCCAGACCGGTCTGGTGCTCGCCTTCCTGGCCAGCCGCGTGCTCGGCCAGTACGACCCGTTCGGCGGCCCGGACAAGGAAGGCAGGCTGCTGCTGGTCGCGCCGAACGTCGTCGCCGCCGAACAGGCGATGGACGTGCCCGGCCACGACTTCCGGCTGTGGGTCTGCCTGCACGAGTGCACCCACCGGCTGCAGTTCACCGCGGTCAAGTGGCTGCGCGACTACTTCGCCGACGAGGTCGAGCGGCTCGTCTCCGGGCTCGCCGGCGGCACCACCGACAGCCTCGCCGACCTGGTCGGCCGGCTGCCGGAGGCGATCAAGCAGGGCCCGAGGCTGAACCTGGCCGAGCTGCTCCAGTCGCCGAAGGACCGCGCGGTGTTCGACAGGCTGCTCGCCCTCTCGACGCTCCTGGAGGGCCACGCCGACTACGTGATGGACGCCGTCGGCCCGCAGGTCGTGCCGAGTGTCGAGCAGATCCGCGCGCGGTTCACCGCCCGGCGCAAGGGCGGCGGCGTCTTCGACCGGCTGCTGCGTGCGCTGCTCGGCGTCGACGCGAAGATCCGTCAGTACGAAGAAGGCGCGAAGTTCACGAAGCACGTCGTGGACGCCGTCGGCATGGACGGCTTCAACGCCGTCTGGCGGTCGCCGAACACCCTGCCGTCGCGCGCCGAGATCTCCGACCCGGCGGCGTGGGTCCGGCGCCTGCACGGATGA
- a CDS encoding inorganic diphosphatase, with product MEFDVTIEIPKGERNKYEVDHKTGRIKLDRTLFTATQYPADYGFIDDTLGQDGDPLDVLVLVQEPTFPGCLIRCRAIGMFRMTDEKGPDDKVLAVPTNDPRLEHLRDIHHLNEFHKLEIQHFFEVYKDLEPGKSVEGSSWVGRSEAEAEIKRSLEREVDRLAKEEANGGH from the coding sequence GTGGAGTTCGACGTCACGATCGAAATCCCCAAAGGGGAGCGCAACAAGTACGAGGTCGACCACAAGACCGGCCGCATCAAGCTGGACCGGACCCTGTTCACGGCCACGCAGTACCCGGCCGACTACGGCTTCATCGACGACACCCTCGGCCAGGACGGCGACCCGCTCGACGTGCTCGTCCTCGTCCAGGAGCCGACGTTCCCGGGCTGCCTGATCCGCTGCCGCGCGATCGGCATGTTCCGGATGACCGACGAGAAGGGCCCGGACGACAAGGTCCTCGCGGTCCCGACGAACGACCCGCGCCTGGAGCACCTGCGGGACATCCACCACCTGAACGAGTTCCACAAGCTGGAGATCCAGCACTTCTTCGAGGTCTACAAGGACCTCGAGCCCGGCAAGAGCGTCGAAGGCTCGAGCTGGGTCGGCCGGTCCGAGGCCGAAGCCGAGATCAAGCGCTCGCTCGAGCGCGAGGTCGACCGCCTGGCGAAGGAAGAAGCCAACGGCGGCCACTGA
- the dacB gene encoding D-alanyl-D-alanine carboxypeptidase/D-alanyl-D-alanine-endopeptidase, whose product MPENDQPMWPSSDEDRSSSGARETTPMALPDPPKAAETGPGVPKVTASDAPKGSWFAPNVPPEPVPGLNAPAEEPPPPPAPAKQDLADRLGSRTPKQPPARQEDPQPPAATPPQPPAESTQYIRVEQAELEPDEPASAEATPSQSTQYIRVEQSELEPDAPASAGESTQYIEAVPSGPVPVVPVERHVPPREEKKPEEPQQQWREELQHWREEQLRREEQLNRTAAQRREEPEAPQPAAPWSQRIELREDRAGDRPAEPGDRRPALPEPPRGVVPSASAGTLARPQRIEPDGQRFDAEATVGIERPTQFPGVFQQQPQQRTEPPRGEQPPAEPPAAAEPAAAGEPPKKRRRGKLIAIVVVVLLVLAGGGVAAAMPKVANRLALPWAPNAPKGDAPEPAAAARQLQGPATSGATPTANGVKAALASAAGNGALGQLTGSVIDPTTGTVLWDRNSASPVTPASTTKVLTSAAALLSLDHNLRLPTKVVQGADPGTVILVGGGDTTITNLPLGTDSPLYPGAAHVDDLVAQVKKAVPGVKKVQVDLTLFKGATTAPGWEAGDAPSTYATQMAPVMADGGRINPKDNNSQRTANAGSALASSIASKLGVSAGGQATAPKDAKVVAEVKSAPLTELVSDLMELSDDVLAEAIARQVALANGEEASYAGGARATLKVLKDHGFDVSGVALSDGSGISSLNRIPARLLTQVLAAAAAPEGKNPGTAKLRPVLAGLPVAGGSGTLADKRFDTAASQAGRGWVRAKTGTLTGVNTLAGLVLDQDGRVLVFAFMSNGSDTEPGRDAIDALATSLRKCGCA is encoded by the coding sequence GTGCCGGAAAACGACCAGCCGATGTGGCCTTCGTCGGACGAAGACCGCTCGTCGTCCGGCGCGCGGGAGACCACTCCGATGGCCCTGCCCGACCCGCCGAAGGCCGCCGAGACCGGCCCGGGCGTGCCCAAGGTCACAGCCAGTGACGCCCCCAAGGGGTCGTGGTTCGCGCCGAACGTCCCGCCCGAGCCCGTCCCCGGGCTGAACGCCCCGGCGGAGGAGCCGCCGCCCCCGCCGGCCCCGGCCAAGCAGGACCTCGCCGACCGGCTCGGCAGCCGGACGCCGAAGCAGCCGCCGGCCCGGCAGGAGGACCCGCAGCCGCCCGCGGCGACCCCGCCGCAGCCCCCGGCGGAGAGCACCCAGTACATCCGTGTCGAGCAGGCCGAGCTCGAGCCGGACGAGCCGGCTTCGGCCGAGGCGACCCCGTCGCAGAGCACGCAGTACATCCGCGTCGAGCAGTCGGAGCTCGAGCCGGACGCGCCGGCTTCGGCCGGGGAGAGCACCCAGTACATCGAGGCGGTGCCGTCCGGGCCGGTGCCGGTGGTGCCGGTCGAGCGCCACGTCCCGCCCCGGGAGGAGAAGAAGCCGGAGGAGCCGCAGCAGCAGTGGCGGGAGGAACTCCAGCACTGGCGCGAGGAGCAGTTGCGCCGAGAAGAGCAGCTGAACCGCACGGCCGCCCAGCGCCGCGAAGAACCGGAAGCCCCGCAGCCCGCCGCACCCTGGAGCCAGCGCATCGAGCTGCGGGAAGACCGTGCCGGCGACCGGCCTGCCGAGCCGGGCGACCGGCGTCCGGCGCTGCCCGAGCCGCCGCGCGGGGTGGTGCCGTCGGCGTCCGCCGGGACGCTGGCCCGGCCGCAGCGGATCGAACCGGACGGGCAGCGGTTCGACGCCGAGGCGACCGTCGGGATCGAGCGGCCCACCCAGTTCCCCGGCGTCTTCCAGCAGCAGCCGCAGCAGCGCACGGAGCCGCCCCGCGGCGAGCAGCCGCCCGCCGAGCCGCCGGCCGCGGCCGAGCCGGCGGCCGCCGGTGAGCCGCCGAAGAAGCGGCGCAGGGGCAAGCTGATCGCCATCGTCGTGGTCGTCCTCCTGGTGCTGGCCGGCGGCGGGGTCGCCGCGGCGATGCCGAAGGTGGCGAACCGGCTGGCCCTGCCGTGGGCGCCGAACGCGCCCAAGGGCGACGCGCCCGAGCCGGCCGCGGCCGCCCGGCAGCTGCAGGGGCCGGCCACGTCCGGGGCGACGCCGACCGCGAACGGCGTCAAGGCCGCCCTCGCCTCGGCGGCGGGCAACGGCGCGCTGGGCCAGCTCACCGGCAGCGTGATCGACCCGACGACCGGGACCGTGCTGTGGGACCGCAACTCGGCGTCGCCGGTGACACCCGCCTCGACGACGAAGGTGCTCACCTCCGCGGCCGCGCTGCTTTCGCTGGACCACAACCTGCGCCTGCCGACCAAGGTCGTGCAGGGTGCGGACCCGGGCACGGTGATCCTGGTCGGCGGCGGCGACACGACCATCACCAACCTGCCGCTGGGCACCGACTCCCCGCTGTACCCGGGCGCCGCGCACGTCGACGACCTCGTCGCGCAGGTCAAGAAGGCGGTGCCGGGCGTCAAGAAGGTCCAGGTCGACCTGACGCTGTTCAAGGGCGCGACGACCGCACCGGGCTGGGAAGCGGGCGACGCGCCGTCGACGTACGCGACGCAGATGGCGCCCGTGATGGCCGACGGCGGCCGCATCAACCCCAAGGACAACAACTCGCAGCGGACGGCGAACGCGGGCAGCGCGCTCGCCTCGTCCATCGCCTCGAAGCTGGGGGTGTCGGCGGGCGGCCAGGCGACCGCGCCCAAGGACGCGAAGGTGGTCGCCGAGGTCAAGTCGGCTCCGCTGACCGAGCTGGTGTCCGACCTGATGGAGCTGTCCGACGACGTCCTCGCCGAGGCGATCGCCCGCCAAGTCGCGCTCGCGAACGGCGAGGAGGCCAGCTACGCCGGCGGGGCCAGGGCGACCCTCAAGGTGCTGAAGGACCACGGATTCGACGTCTCGGGCGTCGCGCTCTCGGACGGCAGCGGCATCTCGTCGCTGAACCGCATCCCGGCCCGGCTTCTCACCCAGGTCCTGGCGGCCGCGGCGGCGCCGGAGGGCAAGAACCCGGGCACCGCGAAGCTCCGCCCGGTGCTGGCGGGCCTCCCGGTCGCGGGCGGCTCCGGCACCCTGGCCGACAAGCGGTTCGACACGGCCGCGTCGCAGGCGGGCCGCGGCTGGGTGCGGGCCAAGACGGGCACGCTCACCGGGGTGAACACGCTCGCCGGGCTGGTCCTCGACCAGGACGGCCGGGTGCTGGTGTTCGCGTTCATGTCCAACGGCTCCGACACCGAGCCGGGCCGCGACGCGATCGACGCCCTCGCGACGAGCCTCCGCAAGTGCGGCTGCGCCTAG